From a region of the Macrobrachium nipponense isolate FS-2020 chromosome 3, ASM1510439v2, whole genome shotgun sequence genome:
- the LOC135222464 gene encoding putative nuclease HARBI1: MVERLTPIFKKDTKMRLAQEVGLKLVVTFRHLASGNYYTSLQYSFRVSKSSICPIVPLVCQAIIDTYKREVMKCPKTPEEWNDVAKRFASKWNYFNCVGALDGKHVAIKKPKGGGSLYFNYKKFHSIVLMALSDAKYRFLFADVSAEGGAGDGGTWQKCNLARAITNNRAGLPQDRNLPNDDEPIPFHIVADDAFALNPWLMKDYSHQSQDPTERLYSYRLSRLVVWWTTHSACCR; the protein is encoded by the coding sequence atggtcgaaaggctgacaCCTATTTTCAAGAAGGACACGAAAATGCGGcttgcacaagaggtgggactcaagttggtGGTCACTTtccgccacctggcaagtgggaacTACTATACAAGCCTccaatacagcttcagagtctccaagagttccatatgcccAATTGTCCcattagtctgccaagccattatcgacacatacaaacgagaagtgatgaagtgccccaagacaccagaagaatggaatgaTGTAGCAAAACGATTCGCCTCTaagtggaactacttcaattgtgtgggagccctggatgggaagcacgtcgcaatcaagaaacccaaaggtggaggatcactatatttcaattacaaaaagttccacagcatcgtcctcatggccctctccGATGCAAAGTACAGGTTCCTGTTCGCCGACGTCAgtgcagaaggaggtgctggggatggaggaacctggcagaagtgcaacctggccagggcTATCACAAACAACCGAGCAGGACTCCCACAGGACAGAAATCTGCCTAACGACGATgaacccatccccttccacatagtcgCCGACGATGCCTTTGCTCTCAATCCGTGGTTGATGAAGGActactcccaccaatcacaagatcccaccgaacgactatacagctacagattatctcgGCTCGTCGTGTGGTGGACAACGCATtcggcctgctgcagatga